In the Caballeronia sp. LZ062 genome, one interval contains:
- the fabI gene encoding enoyl-ACP reductase FabI → MGFLAGKRILLTGLLSNRSIAYGIAEACKREGAELAFTYVGERFKDRITEFATEFGSDMVYPCDVSSDADIESLFSSLKERWGTLDGLVHSIGFAPREAIAGDFLEGMTRENFRIAHDISAYSFPALAKAAHSMLSDSASLLTLSYLGAERAIPNYNTMGLAKASLEASVRYLAASLGKKGVRVNGISAGPIKTLAASGIKGFGKILDFVEDNAPLKRNVTIEQVGNVAAFLLSDLAGGVSAEIVHVDAGFHAVVGGMAGIGE, encoded by the coding sequence ATGGGCTTTCTCGCTGGAAAACGAATTCTGCTGACCGGCTTGCTGTCGAACCGCTCGATCGCTTACGGCATCGCGGAGGCCTGCAAGCGCGAGGGCGCGGAACTGGCGTTCACGTATGTCGGCGAGCGTTTCAAGGACCGCATCACCGAATTCGCGACCGAATTCGGCAGCGACATGGTCTACCCGTGCGATGTGAGCAGCGACGCCGACATCGAGTCGCTCTTCTCCTCGCTCAAGGAACGCTGGGGCACGCTCGACGGTCTCGTGCATTCGATCGGCTTCGCGCCGCGCGAAGCGATTGCCGGTGATTTCCTCGAAGGCATGACGCGCGAAAACTTCCGCATCGCGCACGACATCTCGGCGTACAGCTTCCCGGCACTCGCGAAGGCCGCGCATTCCATGCTCTCGGACAGCGCGTCGCTGCTCACGCTCAGCTATCTCGGCGCGGAACGGGCGATTCCGAACTACAACACGATGGGTCTCGCGAAGGCATCGCTCGAAGCGAGCGTGCGTTACCTCGCGGCATCGCTCGGGAAAAAGGGCGTGCGCGTGAACGGCATTTCGGCCGGCCCCATCAAGACGCTCGCGGCAAGCGGCATCAAGGGCTTCGGGAAGATTCTCGATTTCGTGGAAGACAACGCGCCGCTCAAGCGCAACGTGACGATCGAACAAGTCGGCAACGTCGCCGCGTTCCTGCTGTCGGATCTGGCGGGCGGCGTGAGCGCGGAAATCGTGCATGTCGATGCCGGGTTCCACGCGGTCGTCGGCGGGATGGCGGGCATCGGCGAGTGA